AGGCTTCGTGATCTGCGCACCCGACGTGCGTCTCGGGCCGGCGATCCAGGCGCGGGCGAAGCGCTACAACATGAAGTTCGTCACCGTCGACGACCAGCTGGTCGACTCGACCGGCAAGCCACTGCCGAACGTGCCGCATCTGGGCATGTCCGCCTTCAAGATCGGCAATCAGGTCGGCACCGCCATCGCCGAAGAGATGAAACGCCGCGGCTGGAAGCCGGAAGAAGTCGGCGCGCTGCGCATCACGAACTACGAATTGCCGACCGCGAAGCTGCGCACCGACGGCGCGACGCAATCGCTCATCGCCGGCGGCTTCAAGAAGGAAAACATTTTCGACGCCCCGCAAAAGACGACCGATGACGAAGGCGGTTTCAACGCCTCCTCGCCGGTGCTCGCGCAGCATCCGAACATCAAGAAGTGGGTGATCTTCGCGCTCAACGAGGAAAGCGTGCTGGGCGGCGTACGCGCGACCGAGCAATTGCATATTCCGGCCGCGGACGTGATCGGTGTCGGCATCAACGGCGCGGGCGAAGCGTTCGCCGAATTCCAGAAGAAGGAACCGACGGGCTTCTACGGCACGATCGCCGTGAGCTCGACGATGCACGGCAAGGAAAGCACGGAGAACCTCGTCGAGTGGATCAAGGACGGCAAGGAGCCGCCCGCCGATACGCAGACTACCGGCAAGCTGATGGTGCGTGGCAATTGG
The nucleotide sequence above comes from Paraburkholderia aromaticivorans. Encoded proteins:
- a CDS encoding arabinose ABC transporter substrate-binding protein, coding for MTSKLRRLTLSAMAAAALAAPFAMQLSAHADAPLKVGFLVKMPEQAWFINEQKAASALGQKDGFSVVNIGTPDGEKVLAAIDNLGAQGAKGFVICAPDVRLGPAIQARAKRYNMKFVTVDDQLVDSTGKPLPNVPHLGMSAFKIGNQVGTAIAEEMKRRGWKPEEVGALRITNYELPTAKLRTDGATQSLIAGGFKKENIFDAPQKTTDDEGGFNASSPVLAQHPNIKKWVIFALNEESVLGGVRATEQLHIPAADVIGVGINGAGEAFAEFQKKEPTGFYGTIAVSSTMHGKESTENLVEWIKDGKEPPADTQTTGKLMVRGNWQDVRKELGI